Genomic segment of Helicobacteraceae bacterium:
CGCGAACAGCATAATCGCGATCGCCGCTATAAGCAGCTTAATAAAGAGCCGTATATCGCTCTCCATCATACGCTTGAGCCGATCGGTAACGACGGGCGATCCAAGCAGACGCAGCGGCGTTAATTCGCTCTGCTCGTCGCTTACGATCGCCGAAATCGCCTTGACAATCTCGCTGTTTTGCTCGTCGCTAAGCGGTCTGACCTCGGCTAAATCTTGAGAAAAGCCGTCGAGATCGTCCGTCGCTTCGGCGACGCTTACGCGGCTTTGAGTGCGGATAATAATCGCCGTTATTGTCGCGTTTTCGTCGATTATGCGGTTGATATAGAAGGGGTTGCGAAGCGCGCGCGCCTTTATTTCGGCATACTCCTTGGGCGTTTGCGGATCACCGTCGAATAGCTCCCCCACGATAAGCGCGTCCGCTTCGCCTCGCGTGTCGCGCGCGGTTATCAGGCTATCGACGCGGGAGATATAGGGAACTTCGTTTTCGATTCGCCTATGAAGCCGCCTGATCTTGTCCGTCGCTTCGGGGGTAAAAATATCGGGCGCCTCCACAGAAACGATAATCATCTCGTCTCTGCCGTAGCGATCTAGAAACTCGTTGTAGGTCGTCAGCCACGGATCGTCGGACAGAAGCATCCCCTCCGTCGTGGTGTCCAGACGCAACTCTTTGATATGCCAGCCAAAAAAGAGGCAGAGCGCGACGGAACAAACGATCGTCAAAAACGGGCGTCCGACCGCGAACAAAGCCAGCGCGTTTAGCGCCCGATCAAGCCGCGATCGCATATCTCTCCTTTTAGCGAACCATTATAGCGCTCAGCTAATCGCGAAATAGAATAAACAAGGGTATATCAAAGCGCCCGCATAGCGAATTGCGGGCGTTATTTTCACATTCGGGGCGCCAAAATACGCCGAAACGCTAACGTCGCCCTTTTGCGCGATTTTATCAAAAAGGTAAAATCTGACGTATGAATCCACAAACTTCATCAACAATATTACGCATATCAACGCGCTAAACAGATCGTAATAAAACGAATAGATCGCAACGTAGAAAAACGACGCGCATAGACTTAGATAGGCAAGCGGACGCGATCTTTTCATCTCGCTTATGTTGTTTGCGTATTCGTCTAGCGTTTCGCCTTTTTGCAAACCGCCTTCGACGATCTCTATAAAAAACAGCGTCGCCGCGTCTAGCGTATGACTAAGCATATAAAAAGTATAACAAACTTCGGAACAATCGTTGCTTAAACGTCTAAAACGCTAGGAGCAAGCGATGGAAATTAACGCGGTTGGAGTGAGCAAAACGCCTTACGCAAGCGTTCAAACGCCTTTGCGAACGTTCGCCGAGCAAACGCGCTCCGCTACAAACTTGAGCGAGACGCAAAAAAACGTAAAAGAGAGGAGCGACGCGTTGAAAAGCGATAACGATCTGTTTGGCGCGGTAAAAACGCTGGAGCGATCGCTTGGCGATCTAAAAGCGACCGCGCTTAAAGTTAAAAACGGCGAAATCGATCGCGTCGAAGCGCAAAAAATTATCGCCGATCGCGTTGAAAATACGCGCTACAAAAACGAAAATCTTTACGAAAACTTTCCCCTAAAGGACGCAAGCGCGATCAACGCGCGCGAACAGGCGGCGTTGGGCGAAAACGCCGACGAATATATAAAAACAATCGACGCTTTTATCAAAGAGAACGCAAACGCGCTAAGCGAGGTTAAATCCCGCTTGCTTGGGGAGACAAAAAGGCTTGGCGATTTGGCGCAAAAGAGCTACGAACAAAGCGGATTAGACGCGATCAACCCGTCAAACATAGTCGCAAGCACAGACGCCGATTATCTCAAAACGCAGTTTGCAAAACTTACGCGGTAGCCGCCGAAAAACTTAGCCAAGCGCGCCATTTAACGCCGCTTCGACTGCGTTTTGGTAGCTTTTTAGCGACGGGTTTTGATCTCTGTAGGCTATATCGAAAGCCGTTCCATGATCGACGCTTGTTCTGATAAAAGGAAGCCCTAAGGTAACGTTGATCGACTCGTCAAAAAACAGCGCTTTTAGCGGCGATAACCCTTGATCGTGATACATCGCCGCGACAAGGCGGTAACGCTTTAACGCCTTTGGAGCAAACGCCGCGTCGGGGACGAGCGCCCCCTCGAAAACCTGTTTGCCTAGCGCTGCGTTGGCTTCGGCGATCGCCGCTTCTATAATCTCGTCTTCGTCTCCTATCGCGCCGCGATCGCCGCCGTGCGGGTTTAAGCCCAAAACGCCGATCGGCTCGATTCGCGCTAACGAATAAAGGCGGATAAGAAAACTACGAAGCGGAGCTAAGGCAATTTTGTCCGCGACCTCGCGCAAGGGTATATGATCGGTATATAGCGCGACGTAGCGTTTAGGGCAGCCAAGCGCCATAATCAAATCCGCCCCGTAACGCCCGCGCAAGTAGTCGGTATGCCCCCTGAAACCTATTCCAGCCGCGCTCCACGAAGCCTTGTTGATAGGCAACGTTACGATCGCCGCCGCTTTGGCGCTTTGCGCCAGATCGACGGCTTGAACGAAGCTATCAAAACTCGCCTTGCCCGCCGCCGCGTCGATCTCGCCGCGTTTAATAGGGATCGCGCTTTCGCCTCCCGCGCAATGAAAATCCTCGCTAAGCTCTAGCCCAAGCTCTTTTGCTGCGTTTCCCGCGTTTGCGGGCGAAACGCAATAGATCGGATCGCACAGCGTCGATACGACGGCGTGCGATCGCAAGGCGATCTCAAAACCGATCCCGTTTAGATCGCCTATGCCGACCGCTATCTTTTTCATCGATCAATCAAAAAACGCGGCTGGATCGCCGCCAAGCAAGATCGCGATCACAAATCGGCTTTCGCCGTTAAGCGCTCGC
This window contains:
- the pdxA gene encoding 4-hydroxythreonine-4-phosphate dehydrogenase, translating into MKKIAVGIGDLNGIGFEIALRSHAVVSTLCDPIYCVSPANAGNAAKELGLELSEDFHCAGGESAIPIKRGEIDAAAGKASFDSFVQAVDLAQSAKAAAIVTLPINKASWSAAGIGFRGHTDYLRGRYGADLIMALGCPKRYVALYTDHIPLREVADKIALAPLRSFLIRLYSLARIEPIGVLGLNPHGGDRGAIGDEDEIIEAAIAEANAALGKQVFEGALVPDAAFAPKALKRYRLVAAMYHDQGLSPLKALFFDESINVTLGLPFIRTSVDHGTAFDIAYRDQNPSLKSYQNAVEAALNGALG